The Quercus robur chromosome 3, dhQueRobu3.1, whole genome shotgun sequence DNA segment CAAATCattgcatattggagtaaaactttTGTATGATCACGGAGGGACAAGTGACCGGGACCTCACACAATGACTCCTAACCCCTAATGTAGATGACAGTGGGTAGGTCAGTATCAGAAAAATCCGATAAGATGACTTGGCATTTTGAATGAATGCCTcatcgagaaaagttctccaaaAAGTCCTTTCGAGCTTTATTATCACGGAACCGTATGTGAGAAGGAGTGGggtcaaaagaagaagatgccccGGAATGAAGAGGGTTCTGGGACAGGGTGGATTTTCATTTAGGTGCCATAATGCAACTaactaaaagaaagagagagagggagaaagagacacacacaaaaaaacaccaaacaaatcaatatataggaatataaagaaatgaagGTACATAtacatgaaaatgcatgaacacGTGACATGTAAACTTaaaaacatcatgggctcaggccaatccaaacctaacagcacacaacaaatcaataaatatagcacacatctataatgcatcaaaatatagttataatgcaagtgtgatgcaatgcatgatatTATTGGATTATATAAAcataacccaacccaaaaatttcaccaaaactttatcaatttcgaaaaaccccaaaagttttcaaaaaatcccaaaatctaGGTCAGAATGCATGAAATGTATGATTAAAGGCTAGAAAAGAGATCATACCTATGAGAAATGCAATGAAAAGACCAAAGAATAAGTAGGGAAGATGAAGAGGTTGAGTGAGAAGAGtttgggagagagaaaagtgatttTCTGTCGAGAGAGATTGGGGAGAACTGAGAGAAAATCGTGCGGatccaatatataaaaaaacataattctcgatagattaagaggtgtcgagaggtatcgaggatTAAAAACATGTGTATTATCTGTCGAAGAGCTATCCAGAATCTGTCAAGAAGTGTCCACAACTAAAGGATCTCGATGGATCAAGgtagctatcgagaagctattgagCATCCAGAAAGTTTTTTGATGGATCATGCAGCTATCGAGAATGCGATAAAAAGCAGCTGAAGGGTCTCGACAGATagcctagctatcgagaggtatcgagaagctatcgagattacttaaaaacagtttttcaaaaaagagaaaaacacagacatgaatgcaatcaaacatgctactcaaccaagaatccaatcaacatattaaactctcaaaatcatctctcaacaagaaaaatgtcaagcacatagatcataaacacacacacacacacaataggtctaaccaattttatatttcaaaaacaagttaagacagtttagtgagaatacattaacacatgtattatttgtgatggtcaaatcacatcgtacttgcacatgtatcgaagagtagcaaagaatattgcgtgttgtatgtgaaaaacatcgcaaggtTGCATAgatgtctacatgttatgacaatttgagatataagaaaatcattttaactcacacacaatcataactgtttgatagggactatcacattcgaggtacatcctataactcccacatctcctagaatacacgcttgcaatcatatataaagcatatttattctttttgcttttatttttctttgcatatttttcttttaagcaaaccatgcatgggcatataagagataaaaaagaaatatccaattatgttaagcttttgacattgcacttttgctatgccgaagtatacagatgtcatttcatgattggcaggTAACaatgatgagatggttatttatgtctttctcttagaattttctagtccttctcgtcaaaaaaagtgatacgaatgttaagtacaagagattacttaatcttactcatcacaaacacgagccataaagctcacttgcttagttgtgcatagagatactcatctaagctacaaaagatacaaagtttagaaaactttgtttcaatggctatccaaggtacacaagtaccaatatacacaaacacatagtgtttttgtatttctttttatttttcaattttttatgaaaaaaataaagcaaaaactgaaaacaaacaaacaaaaacatgttaaaaaaaaaaaaaaacaaagtataaaacaagatgcatatgcatgaaagcatgattccaaaaagataagaaaacaagcaagagagtcctactttagatagaaagaattaaagcagaggacaaacaaaaagacaattaagtcttaggatcCTTTATCACCCACACAACAgtctttggccgtgaagatAAAAAGAAACGTGTCCTAATATgactactaaaggacatagaggaattagaattcccctgaaattgagttaaaaagctcaaagcttTTAATAACTCACCAAGAATAGGTACAAAGCCTTTAGACAAAGGATGAGACCTATTGGACACTCGCTTATGAGGAaacaacttgaaacaattaggaCAAGTGTGAccagaaacaccacaatggtgacaaagaTGAGTAGTTTTTGAACTACTATGCTTCCTAGAAGGAGGTCTAACCTTAGAGGTTGACAAAGATCTCAATTTAGGACAATTtggcctaatatgaccaacaatatgacaatgatgacagtggggacaaattcagaatttttattcttcctaggaggagttttagacataggtttagaaacttcagcgttaacatcagaatttttacctttatctatcctagcaatattagccttcaactcttcattattccttttaaatggaggaatataaaaatcttttttttttttttttagttaggcTCAACAAGAAGTTTGgcactagttaatttttcaatttcagttttaaattcaactaattgctcttccaaactcttaattttgtccatttgagatgaaatttgaattttaaaattctcattcaaattattggtttcatccaattttataatcaaatcatctttttcaagcTTGACCCTTTTcaatttagcttttaattttgtagaactTTTAAAAGAtctcatacaaaaattataaagcttacaataggcatcttgaatatcatcatcatcatcatttaacataagatcatgcaaatcaaaacaatcaagagtttccatgacaacaggggtcaatggatttTACACAATagagattaaccctaatcagagtgtgtctactctgataccacttgataggccaagaatgtattaaccCCTTATGAcgaattaatcaattaattagtcaagttaattaattaattcaattacatgcaataagcatggtagcacaaaaaaatcaccaactaagttaatatgcagcggaaaataaatttgacacaagtgatttgtttacgaatggggaaaaacATGAAGTTCACGTTCTGGGAAAGAAGAAATgttcttatgaaaaaaaaaactaaaaaatttaatttaatttaattattttaatgtttatttttaaaatattttgaatttttcgaTTTGgctatttgttttaattttttattaatttaaatctggtgtggcatttaaaaaataccaaataatttttttaataatattttaatggttaCGTCAGTGCCATATTAACTAGCAGGGCATTCTGTCTGCCatgtaaaaaatttctattaGTAGGTTGACAGCaaggattaaaataaaatcaattttatttttttaaaaactatattagtagcaaaatcaatttatggaccaaaataaaattggtcTAAAATATAGAGACTAAAAGTACATTTTCGGACCAAGTTTTAAGTTAGCTTTAGAATTCTGCCgtttatcctaaaaaaaaaaaaaaagttagcttTAGAATTATTGTCGTCCACTGGTTGGATTTTCTATTACAATTTCGGCTTGACCAAGTCTCCCTTACGTgtttctaaataataataaaaaacttatttatattaCCAATAATTATATTTGTGTCTATAGCATTTTATAGAtactattattttataaaaaaaaacctccctTTACTAACTACTGTCAACGTAATTTAGAAGTTGTGATTTTTCGTGTCTCCAGTGCCGACAGATTAAATAAAGGCTCCAAGCTCAAATTAAAGTATAGTCTTcttggtgaaattttttttcaaatataatctTGGTGAAAGTGTTacattgtttatatataaatatatatatatatatatatatatatatccactacctttttttttctgaaaatatCTTTATCGTTGAGATCAaattaattttctcaaaaaacacaaatcagagaagaaaaaaaaaaggaattttaagtttttaacaaatatttgtgaatatattgtgaaaatgttatgaatatagCCTTTCTCCACAAGACAATCCTCATAAAAGGTAGgtcataaattcaaattaaaaaataaaccatttttatttatgaagtaaaaaaattaagacaaaaatgcaaaactaaccgtctaactttttcctttttttcatttcagttctctaactttcagttttgtcaatttagtcctctaactttcaatttttatcaatgCAGGACTCCATTACAAATCAGTTAGTGGCTGTCGTTAGAACTCCTAAAACGACgccattttgcattttttttttaattcggaattaaaaggaaaaaaaaaatctggagaaaaaaaaaaaacattaagggGAACGACCCTTCCCCAGTCGTTCCCCTTCCCCTAAAATCAAAACAGATCAAAGAAAAATCTAGcacaaaacccagaaagaaatcaaaaccaaaatgcaaaaaacattaaaatcaagaaactaaGGCAAACCCATATGAATTTATGGTCATAACATAACTCGGTCACTTATCTTTGAAGATGAATGTACGAAGCATACTATTCATTTGAATCTTGCTCCAAAGCTCTCTTGCACAGATAAGCCCTTCTCTCTTGCATGGAGGACAATGGTGGGTGATGGTTTGGGTTTTTGACATTGCTCTCTCTGTCTTGCAAAGATCGGTGGATATGACCACCATTGCATGATATCGTTCATCTGGGTTTGCCAACATTTGACCGAGCTCCTTCTCCTCCCACCATAAATTCATATGGCTTTGCCttagtttcttgattttaatgttttttgcattttggttttgatttctttttgggttttgtgcTAGAtttttctctgattttttttgatattgtcgttccccttaattttttttttttttttcagatttttcttattttcttttaatttcgaattaaaaaaaattgcaaaactgCAGCGTTTCAGGAGTTTTAACGGCAGCCACTAACTGAGTTGTAACGGAGTCTTGcgttgataaaaattaaaagttaaagaactgaattgacaaaactaaaaattagaagaccgaaataaaaaaatgtgaaagttaAAAGGTCAGttgcatttttgccaaaaattaaaattataaccACCATACCAACTTTCCAATTTACCTTTTTACTTTTTCGTCAAAACAAAAGTTAGCTTTAGAATTATTGTTGTCCACTGGTTGGATTTTCTATTACAATTTCGGCTTAACCTAGTCTCCCTTACGTgtttctaaataataataaaacactTATTTATATTACCAATAATTATATTTGTGTCTATAgcattttatatatactattattttattaaaaaaaaaaaaaaaaaaaaactccctttACTAACTACTGTCAACGTAATTTAGAAGTTGTGATTTTTCGTGTCTCCATTGCCGACAGATTAAATAAGGGCTCCAAGCTCAAATTAAAGTATAGTCttcttgatgaatttttttcttttcaaatataatCTTGGTGAAATTGTAacattgtgtatatatatatatatatatatatatatacacacagagTTGCAAATTGCAATAGGATACTTACTatccactttttattttacgtttttttttttctgaaaatatCTTTATCGTTGAGatcaaattattttcttaaaaaacacaaatcaaagaccaaaaaaaaaaaaaaagagggaattttaaatttttagcaaatatttatgaaaatattgtgaaaatgttatgaatatagTATTTCTTCCCAAACAACTTTCATAAAAGGTAAgtcataaattcaaattaaaaaataaaccatttttatttatgaagtaaaaaattaaaattataaccACCATACCAACTTTAAATTACTAATGTGAAAAACCCCCATTTCCAAGCAACTGCagaaaggaaaaattaaaaaaatgcttCTAAACATAAGCATGGGGGAAAACATTCTGAAATGAACTATGATCATTATAAATAGCATTTAAACCTTCGACATTGAAAATAGTCAAGCAACGATGGCTAGCATGAAAACCACCTTTCTACTTGCTCTTATTTACCTTCTTTTGCAAACTGAGTTGATTTCACTTGAAGCTATATGGTCCAATTCTAGTGCTGGCAACTCCACTGTGGGTTGCATAGACATGGAAAGGGAAGCCCCTCTGAAATTTAAAGGACTTTATGATCCTTCAAGAAGACTTTCTTCCTGGGTTGGAGAAGATTGCTGCAACTGGTTAGGAGTAGGCTGTAGCAACCGAATAGGTAACATCATAAAACTCGGTCTCAATAGGACATTTTTCTGTGACCCATATTCTGGTATTACATCAACAGAATGTAGGAAGCACTGGCCTTTGGGTGGTGCTTTATCTCCTTCTTCGCTTgaattaaaatttctaaattactTGGATCTAAGCTACAACGATTTCCAACAACTTCCCATCGCAAATTTCATTGGTTCTCTCAATAAGTTGAGTTACCTTGATCTATCCTCTGCAAACTTTGCTGGAACGATCCCTCCTCAAATTGGGAATCTTTCTAACTTGCTTTATCTTGATCTCTCTGGGAATCCCCAAACAGCTTCAAATATAAATTGGCTCTCCGGTCTCTCTTCCCTAAAATACCTCAATTTGAATGTCGTGAACCTTTCCGAAGCAACTACTGATTGGCTTCAAACTGTTAATTTGCTCCCTTCTCTGCTGGAGTTGCACTTGTCCGATTGTGAACTTCATTATCTCCCTCAAAATTTTCCCTCTGTCAACTTTACGTCACTTTCAGTACTTGATCTCTCTCATAATGACTTCAACTCCTCTACAATTCCTCAATGGGTGTTCAATTTCACTTCCCTCACAAATCTCCAACTTATCTATTGTAATCTCACAGGCTCCATCCCTAAGATTGCAAAGGGTAACCTATGCAAATTGCAGACTTTGGATTTAtcagaaaataatttcagtggcgAAATAACAGAATTTTTCCAGGCCTTATCGGAATGCAGTAACAGTAGCCTAGAGGAGTTAAATTTGAGCGGGAACCAACTCATTGGGAATATCCCACATTCTTTGGGGAATTTAAAACGTTTGAGAAAACTGAAACTTCACAGCAACACAATCTCCGGTTCAATTCCATCATCTATACAAAATTTTGTCCCGTTTGGAGATACTGTACCTCGAAGACAACAAGATGAATGGAACCATCCCAGAATCAATTGGACAACTTTCTGAGTTGAGAGAGTTGCGTCTCTCCGGGAATTACTGGCAAGGTATCATGACTGAAACTCATTTCCTAAATCTCACAAAATTGTATGTTTTTTCCTTGTCATCATCATCTAGTAACCTTTTAGTTTTCAATGTGACACATGACTGGATTCCTCCTTTTAGTCTACAATATGTCTATATTTTGGACTGTCAATTGTACCCTACATTCCCTGCATGGCTTAGAACACAGAAGGAACTCACAGAGATCCATTTAGTAAATACTGCAATTTCAGATACAATACCGAATTGGTTGTGGAACTTGTCTTCACAACTTACGGTGTTGGATCTTTCTCATAACAAATTAATGGGAAACCTCCCCAAGTCATTAAACATCTCTTCCGTACCGTCGGTACTTCTAGATTTTAATCATTTAGAGGGTCCACTACCACTATGGCCTAATGTGACAAGGCTTTCTTTGAGAAGCAATTTACTTTCTGGACCAATACCGATAAGAATCAGCCAAGAAATGTCGCACTTGAGTACTTTAGATCTCTCTGGCAACTTTCTAAATGGTAGCATCCCATCATCCATAAATGGACTAGGACAATTGAAGTATCTTGTTCTATCAAACAATTGTTTATCCGGAAATATCCACAACCACTGGAAGAGTATGCAAAGTCTGGTCTTCATAGATCTGTCCAAGAATAATCTATCTGGTGGCATTCCAAGCTCAATGTGCTCACTACCTTCTCTTATGTGGTTGCAATTGAGTAACAACAATTTTTCTGGGAACCTCTCTTTATGCCTGAAATTTGTTCCAGGCATATCACtattaacacttgatcttggtGAGAATAGATTGTCAGGGACCATACCAAAATGGATTGGAGAAAGACTTCCGTTCATAACAATATTAAGCTTAAGAGGAAATATGCTCTTTGGAAAAATTCCTAAACAATTGTGTGGTGCCACTTATATCCATGTCTTGGACCTTGCCCAAAATAATTTCTCAGGATCTATTCCATCGTGTTTTGGTAGTTTGGCTGGTCACAAGTATTTCTATGACAACACATATGCAGAAATCACAAAGCATATGGATTTGGTTGTTAAAGGAAGACAATATGAATACTACAATCAAATCTCAAATGTTAGTCTCATGGATTTTTCGAAAAATAGTCTTTCAGGAGAGATCCGAACAGAACTAACAAATTTGATCTTATTGAATTCATTGAATTTGTCATGGAACCATTTGACGGGAATGATACCAGAGAATATTGGAGCTTTGCGCCAATTAGAATCTCTTGACCTCTCTTGTAACCATCTTTCAGGTCACATTCCTTCAAGCATGTCTTCTATGACTTTTTTGAGCCATTTGAACTTGTCATATAACAACTTATCTGGACAAATTCCATCATCCAACCAATTTCAAACCTTCAATGATCCATCCATTTATGTCGGTAACCCTGAACTTTATGGGCCTCCTCCATTGCCAACAAGTGTCTCAACGCCAAGTGACAGGAATGCAAAacataaagatcaagaagatgtaCATGTACATATTGATGGTGAAGATCAATTTGAAAAGTTATGGTTTTACCTAAGTATTACACTGGGTTTCATTGTGGGATTCTGGACTGTTTGTGGCAGCTTGTTGATAAAGAAGTCTTGGAGACATGCTTACTTCTGTTTTGCTGATAAAGTGAAAGAAAAGCTTTTAGTGGTCATTGTAATGAAAATGGTTTGTCTGCAGAGGAAGATTCAAGCAGGAAGTCACTGAGATTAGGCTAATGTGATCAAGCAGtgtaatatatatgtattgtacTAGTTCTTTGGTTGTCATGTATTGTACTTAATATTTTTGCTTAAGCTTTTTGGTTAAGTAATGTCTCAATATGTGCCAAGTGGAGTCTCCTGTTATCTCCCCAACAAGagctttaataaatttgaagctGCACGTGACAAGACAAATTACAGTTTGTGCTTCTCGTGTATCTTGTGAAATATAGTGAAGATACTTGTTACCTCCATTATGCATGAATCAcatgtcaattttttgtttgttttgccaTTCCAGATTGAGAATTGCATGGACTAATAATGGAGACATAGCAAAAGCACCTATAATCACAACCATTGAATAGACTACTATATCCTCAACGCAAGTTAACATGTAAAAAATTACTCTTTACATTTTACAAATGCAGTAATAACAGATAAGATCCCCAAGCACTTGCACAAGATATTACATGAGTGTCAATTcatatttcactttaaagaatgCCTCaaccacaaataaaaataaaaataataattgaaatttgcTTGAGGAAAGCTAGGTAATATGAAAAGTGAGCTTTAAGATCAAATTTTTGTCTTCTATGCTAGTTAGGAGTACCAATTCTTTAAAATATAGACATAGTAAAAAGCTAGGCATAGCTTCCAGCACTATGGTCCGGCAAGGCCCAGACTCTTCCTCCTCCCACTAAAGCTCAGGCTGCGCATCAAATTTGGAAGACAACATCTTGCAGACTTGGCAAATTTTCCCTTCCCATGGTTGTAACTTCTGTTGTGTATTGCCTCACTATTGCATGCAGAGTTTGCTACACATCCATAATGGtttttatttgtagattttGAAGAAAGGGGACAAAAGATAGGATTGATTTTTGAACTCTCTTGTATATTTTGACTGCCATCGATAGCATCATCCCTAAAGCTCTCTTGAAAAAGCTCAATTAGTTGTTTCttcatatctgttgaagagggTTCAAGAATGGGACTGGAGCTACTATCCATGTAAACTGGATTTTTGACGTGAGGAGTTTCTTTGAAGCCGCAATGATGGATAGGAGTGTTCCCACGAGATGGGGTGTTATCTGTAGAAATTACaagctagtaaaaaatataagatgCAAATATAAACTAgtctttcaatttcttttctttttaaaaaaaaaaagagattctaTGCTTAGAATTATAGAAGTTAATAATAAACACATATATGCCAGCCAAATTCTGAAACAAATTGAAAACAACTCTTACCACCACTGACACTAAAGAAATCTTCACAATCAGATTCTAAGCAGGACTGCAGATCAAAATATACTTCCTCTTTAGAACCTGCATAACGGGCACCATTCTGTTAAAGATGCTATATTGTTCAAGAGCAAGTCAAGAGGAAATGGCCGTAATGGTTGAGTATGTAAAACATTTACTAGAATGTGTAAGCTACAGAGTCACAGAAGTGGAAGACCTGGACCACTACATTTCCCAACAAGTCTGTGTAAACAAGTTTGCACACTGAAGTCAAAATCTCCCAACTTCAACCCACAGTTGATTTATACATTCCTTGAGAGGATAGTAAGGTGGgatgaaagaaaatataagaatCAAAAAGAGTAAAGAATATATAGACATTTTCTCACctatttttctcatattttggGAAGATTAATAATGGTGGGCTAGATAGAAAAGTAATAATCTCTCCTTTTTAACTTCTTTCCACTTTTCTAATCAATCCATCTTCCGTTCTCTCTTTACCATTTTCTTTactctcacttttccacctTACCAAACGCACTTTTGAATGTTTAAAAGACACCCAACAGTCCCAACCCAACAATCTTGGCGTATAATGGAGGCCATAGAAATAGCTGTTTATAATTATCTCCTTTGGCTGCTACCACACTACTGGAAAGTTCCAAAATTTCAGTCCAATAGAATTTATGCTGTAAGAAATTACTATATTACAGCTTCCTTCCCCCTCCTGCactacaattttttcttcatatgtCACCATTTGCATGTAGCCATTCACTCTTCAAAGTCAAAAGGTGATTTGCCTTCATTTAAAGAAGGTAATTGCTAATTCTACAGTTAATGTGCTAAAACATCAAACTGATTCTTGTGTACCCTGCAAGTGCCAAGAGATCTAAAGAATGTG contains these protein-coding regions:
- the LOC126718206 gene encoding uncharacterized protein At3g27210-like, with product MDECSSICSNVGSCVPVSNTLDSALTLQCSIGSTESTQDSVFIEPPIKEKKVDCQNSRSELSLKPQSSAMSPVGSSRELSSKEEVYFDLQSCLESDCEDFFSVSGDNTPSRGNTPIHHCGFKETPHVKNPVYMDSSSSPILEPSSTDMKKQLIELFQESFRDDAIDGSQNIQESSKINPIFCPLSSKSTNKNHYGCVANSACNSEAIHNRSYNHGKGKFAKSARCCLPNLMRSLSFSGRRKSLGLAGP
- the LOC126718203 gene encoding receptor-like protein EIX2, with protein sequence MNGTIPESIGQLSELRELRLSGNYWQGIMTETHFLNLTKLYVFSLSSSSSNLLVFNVTHDWIPPFSLQYVYILDCQLYPTFPAWLRTQKELTEIHLVNTAISDTIPNWLWNLSSQLTVLDLSHNKLMGNLPKSLNISSVPSVLLDFNHLEGPLPLWPNVTRLSLRSNLLSGPIPIRISQEMSHLSTLDLSGNFLNGSIPSSINGLGQLKYLVLSNNCLSGNIHNHWKSMQSLVFIDLSKNNLSGGIPSSMCSLPSLMWLQLSNNNFSGNLSLCLKFVPGISLLTLDLGENRLSGTIPKWIGERLPFITILSLRGNMLFGKIPKQLCGATYIHVLDLAQNNFSGSIPSCFGSLAGHKYFYDNTYAEITKHMDLVVKGRQYEYYNQISNVSLMDFSKNSLSGEIRTELTNLILLNSLNLSWNHLTGMIPENIGALRQLESLDLSCNHLSGHIPSSMSSMTFLSHLNLSYNNLSGQIPSSNQFQTFNDPSIYVGNPELYGPPPLPTSVSTPSDRNAKHKDQEDVHVHIDAC